From one Microbacterium sp. 10M-3C3 genomic stretch:
- a CDS encoding peptide deformylase: MAVRSIRLFGDPVLRAASAPIDAIDDGVRALVRDLLDTVEPPGRAGVAAPQIGVGLRAFSYNVDGTIGYILNPVLVETAGDPVPTGEGCLSIPGVWHDALRHPYAKVTGIDLDGRELVLEGEGLMAQALQHETDHLDGMLFVQRLPADVRRQAMREIRESSWF, encoded by the coding sequence ATGGCGGTCCGCAGCATCCGCCTGTTCGGCGACCCCGTCCTCCGGGCGGCGAGTGCTCCCATCGACGCCATCGACGACGGGGTGCGCGCCCTCGTGCGCGACCTCCTCGATACCGTCGAGCCGCCCGGCCGCGCCGGCGTCGCGGCGCCGCAGATCGGGGTCGGCCTGCGCGCGTTCAGCTACAACGTCGACGGCACGATCGGCTACATCCTGAACCCCGTGCTCGTCGAGACCGCCGGCGACCCGGTGCCCACGGGTGAGGGGTGCCTGTCGATCCCGGGCGTGTGGCACGATGCCCTCCGGCACCCGTACGCGAAGGTCACCGGCATCGACCTCGACGGCCGCGAGCTCGTCCTGGAGGGGGAGGGCCTCATGGCGCAGGCCCTCCAGCACGAGACGGACCACCTCGACGGGATGCTGTTCGTCCAGCGCCTCCCCGCCGACGTGCGCCGTCAGGCGATGCGCGAGATCCGCGAGAGCAGCTGGTTCTGA
- a CDS encoding MinD/ParA family protein encodes MTPDRHDENSDEPAEHGLLADTTNVDTAGIGILGARTARVELHLPANDDEDLAEDEVVDDVPLEEVATGDIILEEAAPPDDEPEPEPGAEADVHDADVVDDAAEDAGDNRPESTDEDGAGAATIHAGAPGAGSDATGDGAEPAAAEADAPDSAPDEPDEAEGEDAPADQQAAASEAPTTPPAPVSTPIGEPVPLTGAVPTTRREAHSAEAHARVERAHAVERVHPPQHDVDLTSKRLGEFEPNRETPDLLTADRLLDRGQLSGAEPEGVWQQLVYSLSRHRINLGDSKKVRARKALDRRIAGPLPGGARFVPVLSRKGGVGKTTVTTLLGMALASARDDRVIAIDANPDRGTLADRIGRTGGRTVRDLARVGAEVTGFNDISTIVARDETRLDVLASDADPRVSEAFSDRDYQDVAALAAHYYSLVLTDTGTGIVHSVMGATLEMADQIVVVAGLSIDEARLASETLTWLETNGYADQVRRAVVVLNNARPGSPLVRQSELETHFGTRVRSVVRVPYDPLIGSGGAISFRDLQPATREAARQLAAAVVEGLRAGVAAA; translated from the coding sequence GTGACGCCCGATCGACACGACGAGAATTCCGACGAACCGGCCGAGCACGGCCTGCTCGCCGACACCACGAACGTCGACACCGCCGGGATCGGCATCCTCGGGGCACGGACGGCGCGTGTCGAGCTGCACCTGCCGGCGAACGACGACGAGGATCTCGCCGAGGACGAGGTCGTCGACGACGTGCCCCTCGAGGAGGTCGCCACGGGGGACATCATCCTCGAGGAGGCGGCGCCCCCCGACGACGAGCCCGAGCCCGAGCCCGGGGCCGAGGCCGACGTGCACGACGCGGACGTCGTCGACGACGCCGCCGAGGACGCCGGCGACAACCGGCCGGAGAGCACGGACGAGGACGGCGCGGGTGCGGCGACGATCCACGCCGGCGCGCCCGGAGCCGGGTCCGACGCGACCGGCGACGGCGCCGAGCCTGCTGCCGCGGAGGCCGACGCGCCCGACAGCGCTCCGGACGAGCCGGACGAGGCCGAAGGCGAGGACGCGCCGGCCGATCAGCAGGCCGCCGCATCCGAAGCGCCGACGACCCCGCCCGCCCCGGTGAGCACGCCGATCGGCGAGCCCGTGCCGCTCACGGGCGCGGTGCCCACGACCCGTCGCGAGGCGCACAGCGCCGAAGCGCACGCGCGCGTCGAGCGCGCCCATGCCGTCGAGCGCGTGCACCCGCCGCAGCACGACGTCGACCTCACGTCGAAGCGCCTCGGCGAGTTCGAGCCGAACCGCGAGACCCCCGACCTGCTCACCGCCGACCGGCTCCTCGACCGCGGGCAGCTCAGCGGCGCCGAGCCCGAGGGCGTGTGGCAGCAGCTGGTGTACTCGCTCAGCCGCCACCGCATCAACCTCGGCGACAGCAAGAAGGTCCGCGCCCGCAAGGCGCTGGACCGTCGCATCGCCGGCCCGCTTCCGGGCGGGGCGCGCTTCGTCCCCGTCCTCTCGCGCAAGGGCGGAGTCGGCAAGACCACCGTCACGACGCTCCTGGGCATGGCGCTCGCGTCGGCGCGCGACGACCGCGTCATCGCGATCGACGCGAATCCGGACCGCGGCACGCTCGCCGACCGCATCGGCCGCACCGGCGGCCGGACCGTCCGCGACCTCGCGCGGGTCGGCGCGGAGGTGACGGGGTTCAACGACATCTCCACGATCGTCGCCCGCGACGAGACGCGCCTGGACGTGCTCGCGTCGGATGCCGACCCGCGGGTGTCGGAGGCCTTCAGCGACCGCGACTACCAGGATGTCGCCGCGCTGGCGGCGCACTACTACTCGCTCGTCCTCACCGACACCGGCACCGGCATCGTGCACTCCGTCATGGGGGCGACCCTCGAGATGGCCGACCAGATCGTCGTGGTCGCCGGACTCAGCATCGACGAGGCGCGGCTCGCGTCCGAGACGCTCACGTGGCTCGAGACCAACGGCTATGCCGACCAGGTCCGTCGCGCAGTCGTCGTCCTGAACAACGCCCGTCCCGGGTCGCCGCTCGTCCGCCAGTCCGAGCTCGAGACGCACTTCGGCACGCGCGTGCGCTCGGTCGTCCGCGTGCCCTACGACCCGCTCATCGGCAGCGGCGGTGCGATCTCCTTCCGCGACCTGCAGCCGGCGACCCGCGAAGCCGCGCGCCAGCTGGCCGCCGCCGTCGTCGAGGGCCTGCGCGCGGGCGTCGCGGCGGCCTGA
- a CDS encoding pyruvate carboxylase, whose amino-acid sequence MFRKILVANRGEIAIRAFRAAYEVGARTVAVYPYEDRFSLHRLKADEAYQIGERGHPVRAYLDVDEIIRVARESGADAIYPGYGFLSENPELAERASAHGIAFIGPPAEVLEMAGNKVAAKERAVSAGVPVLRSTAASDDIDALVAQAEEIGFPLFAKAVAGGGGRGMRRVESAAELAPALAEAMREAQGAFGDPRMFLEQAVQRPRHIEVQILADTAGETVHLFERDCSVQRRHQKVIEIAPAPNLDDDVRDALHRYAVAFARSIGYVNAGTVEFLLETAGPRAGEVVFIEMNPRIQVEHTVTEEVTDVDLVQSQMRIAAGETLADLALTQGEIRLRGAALQCRITTEDPTQGFRPDTGKITTYRSPGGAGIRLDGGTTAAGSQVSPHFDSMLAKLTCRGRDFPAAVARARRALAEFRIRGVSTNIPFLQAVLDDPAFVVGDLSTSFIEERPEMLRGRESKDRGTKVLSWLVDTTVNKPHGERPGRVEPRLKLPAVDVVSPAPAGSRQRLEELGPEGFARALRAQTALAVTETTFRDAHQSLLATRVRTKDLVTVAPYVARLTPQLLSVEAWGGATYDVALRFLAEDPWERLDALRTAMPNIAIQMLLRGRNTVGYTPYPTEVTDAFVAEASDAGVDIFRIFDALNDVAQMRPAIDAVRATGRSIAEVAVCYTGDLLDPGEDLYTLDYYVRLAEQIVEAGAHVLAIKDMAGLLRPAAAARLVTALRERFDLPVHVHTHDTAGGQLATLLAASAAGADAVDAAAAPMSGTTSQPSLSALVAALAHTERDTGLDLAAVSDLEPYWEAVRHLYRPFESGLPGPTGRVYHHEIPGGQLSNLRQQAIALGLAEDFELIEDMYAAANEILGRVPKVTPSSKVVGDLALHLAAVKADPADFAAHPEKYDVPDSVVSFMAGELGDLPGGWPEPFRSRVLAGREVKTGLTPLTDADGAALAGTSAQRRARLNRLLFPGPTRDFEQARETYGDLSVLDTSDYLYGLVPGGEHVVEIEKGVQLYVGLEAVGDADEKGMRTVMTTLNGQLRPVFVRDRSIAVQTASAERADTSRPGQVAAPFSGAVTIKTAVGDAVTAGQPVASIEAMKMEAAITAPVDGVVERIAIAPTQQVEAGDLLVVIRPAP is encoded by the coding sequence ATGTTCCGCAAGATCCTGGTCGCCAACCGCGGTGAGATCGCCATCCGAGCCTTCCGCGCCGCGTACGAGGTGGGAGCGCGCACGGTCGCGGTCTACCCGTACGAGGACCGCTTCTCGCTTCACCGGCTCAAAGCCGACGAGGCATACCAGATCGGCGAGCGCGGCCACCCCGTGCGCGCGTACCTCGACGTGGACGAGATCATCCGCGTGGCGCGGGAGTCCGGCGCCGACGCCATCTACCCCGGATACGGCTTCCTGTCCGAGAACCCCGAGCTGGCCGAGCGCGCCTCCGCGCACGGCATCGCGTTCATCGGCCCGCCCGCCGAGGTGCTCGAGATGGCCGGCAACAAGGTCGCCGCGAAGGAGCGCGCCGTCTCAGCCGGCGTCCCGGTGCTGCGCTCGACCGCCGCATCCGACGACATCGACGCGCTCGTCGCGCAGGCCGAGGAGATCGGCTTCCCCCTCTTCGCGAAGGCCGTCGCCGGCGGCGGCGGGCGCGGGATGCGGCGCGTCGAGTCGGCGGCCGAGCTCGCCCCGGCGCTCGCCGAGGCGATGCGGGAGGCGCAGGGCGCGTTCGGCGACCCGCGCATGTTCCTCGAGCAGGCCGTGCAGCGCCCGCGTCACATCGAGGTGCAGATCCTCGCCGACACCGCGGGCGAGACCGTGCACCTGTTCGAGCGCGACTGCTCGGTGCAACGCCGCCACCAGAAGGTCATCGAGATCGCCCCGGCGCCCAACCTCGACGACGACGTCCGCGACGCGCTGCACCGGTACGCCGTGGCGTTCGCCCGCTCGATCGGGTACGTCAACGCCGGCACGGTGGAGTTCCTCCTGGAGACGGCGGGCCCGCGTGCGGGCGAGGTCGTGTTCATCGAGATGAACCCGCGCATCCAGGTCGAGCACACGGTCACCGAGGAGGTCACCGACGTCGACCTGGTGCAGTCGCAGATGCGCATCGCCGCGGGGGAGACTCTCGCCGACCTCGCCCTGACGCAGGGGGAGATCCGGCTGCGCGGTGCCGCCCTCCAGTGCCGCATCACGACGGAGGACCCCACGCAGGGCTTCCGCCCCGACACCGGCAAGATCACGACGTACCGCTCGCCCGGCGGCGCCGGCATCCGCCTGGACGGCGGCACGACGGCCGCCGGCTCGCAGGTCAGCCCGCACTTCGACTCGATGCTCGCGAAGCTCACGTGCCGTGGCAGGGACTTCCCGGCCGCGGTCGCGCGCGCCCGCCGCGCGCTCGCGGAGTTCCGCATCCGCGGCGTATCGACGAACATCCCCTTCCTCCAGGCGGTGCTGGACGATCCCGCATTCGTGGTCGGCGACCTGAGCACGTCCTTCATCGAGGAGCGTCCGGAGATGCTGCGGGGCCGCGAATCCAAGGACCGCGGCACGAAGGTGCTGTCGTGGCTCGTGGACACCACGGTCAACAAGCCGCACGGCGAGCGGCCCGGCCGCGTGGAGCCGCGCCTCAAGCTCCCCGCCGTCGACGTCGTCTCACCCGCGCCGGCGGGCTCGCGTCAGCGTCTCGAGGAGCTCGGACCCGAGGGGTTCGCGCGGGCCCTGCGCGCGCAGACCGCGCTCGCGGTGACCGAGACGACCTTCCGCGACGCGCACCAGTCGCTGCTGGCCACGCGCGTGCGCACGAAGGACCTCGTGACCGTCGCGCCCTACGTCGCCCGGCTCACGCCGCAGCTGCTGTCGGTCGAGGCGTGGGGCGGTGCCACCTACGACGTTGCGCTGCGCTTCCTGGCCGAGGACCCGTGGGAGCGGCTGGACGCGCTGCGCACGGCGATGCCGAACATCGCGATCCAGATGCTGCTGCGCGGGCGCAACACGGTCGGCTACACGCCCTACCCGACCGAGGTCACCGACGCGTTCGTCGCCGAGGCCTCCGACGCCGGCGTCGACATCTTCCGCATCTTCGACGCCCTCAACGACGTCGCCCAGATGCGCCCCGCGATCGACGCGGTACGCGCGACGGGCCGCTCGATCGCGGAGGTCGCGGTCTGCTACACCGGCGATCTGCTCGACCCGGGCGAAGACCTCTACACCCTCGACTACTACGTGCGCCTCGCCGAGCAGATCGTCGAGGCCGGCGCGCACGTGCTCGCGATCAAGGACATGGCCGGGCTGCTGCGCCCCGCGGCGGCGGCCCGGCTCGTCACCGCGCTCCGCGAGCGCTTCGACCTCCCCGTGCACGTGCACACGCACGACACCGCGGGCGGGCAGCTCGCGACGCTGCTCGCGGCGTCGGCGGCGGGGGCGGATGCGGTGGACGCCGCCGCAGCGCCGATGTCGGGCACGACGAGCCAGCCGTCGCTGTCGGCGCTCGTCGCCGCCCTCGCCCACACCGAGCGCGACACCGGCCTCGACCTCGCCGCCGTGTCCGACCTCGAGCCCTACTGGGAGGCGGTGCGCCACCTGTACCGGCCGTTCGAGTCGGGACTGCCCGGCCCCACCGGCCGTGTCTACCACCACGAGATCCCCGGCGGCCAGCTGTCGAACCTGCGCCAGCAGGCGATCGCGCTGGGCCTCGCGGAGGACTTCGAGCTCATCGAGGACATGTACGCCGCGGCCAACGAGATCCTCGGCCGCGTGCCCAAGGTGACGCCGTCGTCGAAGGTGGTGGGCGATCTCGCCCTGCACCTCGCCGCCGTCAAGGCCGACCCGGCCGATTTCGCCGCGCACCCCGAGAAGTACGACGTGCCCGACTCGGTCGTGTCGTTCATGGCCGGCGAGCTCGGCGACCTGCCGGGCGGCTGGCCCGAGCCCTTCCGCTCCCGCGTCCTCGCGGGGCGCGAGGTGAAGACGGGGCTCACGCCGCTCACCGACGCGGATGGCGCGGCTCTCGCGGGCACGTCGGCGCAGCGCCGCGCGCGCCTGAACCGCCTGCTCTTCCCGGGACCCACGCGCGACTTCGAGCAGGCGCGGGAGACGTACGGCGACCTGAGCGTGCTCGACACGTCGGACTACCTCTACGGCCTCGTGCCCGGCGGTGAGCACGTGGTCGAGATCGAGAAGGGCGTGCAGCTCTACGTCGGCCTCGAGGCGGTCGGCGATGCCGACGAGAAGGGCATGCGCACCGTCATGACGACGCTCAACGGGCAGCTGCGCCCGGTGTTCGTGCGCGACCGCTCGATCGCCGTTCAGACCGCCAGCGCTGAACGCGCCGACACGTCCCGCCCCGGTCAGGTCGCGGCGCCGTTCTCGGGTGCCGTGACGATCAAGACCGCCGTCGGCGACGCCGTCACCGCCGGGCAGCCGGTCGCCTCGATCGAGGCGATGAAGATGGAGGCCGCGATCACGGCTCCCGTCGACGGCGTCGTCGAGCGGATCGCGATCGCCCCGACGCAGCAGGTGGAGGCGGGCGACCTTTTGGTCGTCATCCGCCCCGCCCCGTAG
- a CDS encoding ParA family protein translates to MHVLSVSSLKGGVGKTTVTLGLASAAFARGVRTLVVDLDPQSDVSTGMDIQVAGRLNIADVLANPREKVVRQAITSSGWAKVHPGTIDVLIGSPSAINFDGPHPSVRDVWKLEEALATIEADYDLVLIDCAPSLNALTRTAWAASDRVIVVTEPGLFSVAAADRALRAIEEIRRGLSPRLQPLGVVVNRVRPQSIEHQFRIKELRDMFGPLVLNPQLPERTSLQQAQGAAKPLHVWPGDSAQELAADFDALLDRIMRTGRIPVPGESARV, encoded by the coding sequence GTGCACGTACTCTCGGTGAGCTCCCTCAAGGGCGGCGTCGGCAAGACGACCGTCACGCTCGGGCTGGCATCCGCCGCCTTCGCCCGGGGCGTGCGCACCCTGGTGGTCGATCTCGACCCGCAGTCCGATGTGTCCACGGGCATGGACATCCAGGTCGCCGGGCGCCTGAACATCGCCGACGTGCTGGCCAATCCGCGTGAGAAGGTCGTGCGTCAGGCCATCACCTCCAGCGGCTGGGCCAAGGTGCACCCCGGCACGATCGACGTGCTCATCGGCAGCCCGTCGGCCATCAACTTCGACGGTCCGCACCCCAGCGTGCGCGACGTGTGGAAGCTCGAGGAGGCCCTCGCCACGATCGAGGCCGACTACGACCTCGTACTGATCGACTGCGCGCCGTCGCTGAACGCGCTCACGCGCACCGCGTGGGCCGCGAGCGACCGGGTCATCGTCGTCACCGAGCCCGGCCTGTTCTCCGTCGCCGCCGCCGACCGGGCACTGCGTGCGATCGAGGAGATCCGCCGCGGTCTCTCCCCCCGCCTCCAGCCGCTGGGCGTCGTCGTGAACCGCGTGCGCCCGCAGTCGATCGAGCACCAGTTCCGCATCAAGGAGCTGCGCGACATGTTCGGGCCTCTCGTGCTGAACCCGCAGCTGCCCGAGCGCACGTCGCTGCAGCAGGCGCAGGGCGCGGCCAAGCCGCTGCACGTGTGGCCGGGCGACTCCGCGCAGGAGCTCGCGGCCGACTTCGACGCGCTGCTGGACCGCATCATGCGCACGGGTCGCATCCCGGTGCCGGGCGAGTCGGCGCGCGTCTGA
- a CDS encoding MerR family transcriptional regulator: MTAGEAVGEPRFVSDLLFTDGLPAMDDEVGYRGAQAARAAGITYRQLDYWARTELVEPTVRGASGSGSQRLYGFRDILVLKLVKRLLDTGISLQQIRTAVEQLRAAGIRDLAGTTLMSDGASVYLCTSNDEVIDLVSRGQGVFGIAVGKVLREVESTLVEFDPTAPDPVDELAARRAKRTA, from the coding sequence ATGACTGCTGGCGAAGCTGTCGGCGAACCGCGGTTCGTCTCCGACCTCCTGTTCACCGACGGGCTGCCCGCGATGGACGACGAGGTCGGGTACCGCGGCGCACAGGCCGCCCGCGCCGCCGGCATCACGTACCGGCAGCTGGACTACTGGGCGCGCACCGAGCTGGTCGAGCCGACCGTGCGCGGCGCGAGCGGCTCCGGCTCGCAGCGCCTGTACGGCTTCCGCGACATCCTCGTGCTGAAGCTCGTCAAGCGCCTGCTCGACACCGGCATCTCCCTGCAGCAGATCCGCACCGCCGTCGAGCAGCTGCGGGCCGCGGGCATCCGCGACCTGGCCGGCACGACGCTCATGAGCGACGGAGCCTCGGTCTACCTGTGCACGTCGAACGACGAGGTCATCGACCTCGTCAGCCGCGGACAGGGTGTGTTCGGCATCGCCGTCGGCAAGGTGCTGCGCGAGGTCGAGTCGACGCTCGTCGAGTTCGACCCGACCGCTCCCGACCCGGTCGACGAGCTCGCTGCACGCCGCGCGAAGCGCACCGCCTGA
- a CDS encoding MerR family transcriptional regulator — translation MPASPARGRASSAGLLSIGQVLARLTPEFPSLTSSKLRFLEVQGIVSPTRTESGYRKFSASDLERLRLALTLQRDHYLPLTVIRDYLEDVDAGRDPAPPHTIPSIVPAARRYRRDELLAAAGAAPQLLNDAISTGVIVGAESYAEATVSLLRALVALDRHGIEPRHLRALRQSTQREAALIESALTTLLRRTDAASRGRAGELAPELARRLDDVRAVFMREAIERMLS, via the coding sequence ATGCCCGCATCCCCCGCCCGCGGTCGTGCCTCGTCCGCGGGCCTGCTGAGCATCGGCCAGGTGCTCGCGCGCCTGACGCCCGAGTTCCCCTCGCTCACCTCCAGCAAGCTCCGCTTCCTCGAGGTGCAGGGCATCGTGTCGCCCACGCGCACCGAGTCGGGGTACCGCAAGTTCTCCGCATCCGACCTTGAGCGACTGCGCCTCGCGCTCACGCTGCAGCGCGACCACTACCTGCCGCTCACCGTCATCCGCGACTACCTCGAAGACGTGGATGCGGGGCGCGACCCCGCGCCGCCGCACACGATCCCCTCGATCGTCCCCGCCGCGCGCCGCTACCGTCGCGACGAGCTGCTGGCGGCGGCCGGCGCCGCGCCGCAGCTGCTCAACGACGCCATCAGCACGGGTGTCATCGTCGGCGCGGAGTCGTACGCCGAGGCGACCGTCAGCCTGCTGCGCGCCCTCGTCGCCCTCGACCGTCACGGCATCGAGCCGCGTCACCTGCGGGCGCTGCGTCAGAGCACGCAGCGCGAGGCGGCGCTCATCGAGTCCGCGCTCACGACCCTGCTGCGCCGCACCGACGCGGCCTCGCGCGGGCGCGCGGGCGAACTCGCGCCCGAGCTCGCGCGGCGCCTGGACGACGTGCGCGCCGTGTTCATGCGTGAGGCCATCGAGCGCATGCTCTCGTGA
- a CDS encoding FHA domain-containing protein, whose protein sequence is MDGTRRPEPDDIRRAGDDARTSQVRAHDTTQTFGHDADLSFVPFGSELSEAEVEAIGALPSGAALLIVRSGPTAGARYLLDTDVTTVGRHPEADIFFDDVTVSRRHAEITREGVRFDIVDQRSLNGTYVNGERVDRSELVNGAEVRIGKFRLNFFVSPADLPAEA, encoded by the coding sequence GTGGACGGAACACGTCGACCGGAGCCGGATGACATCCGGCGGGCAGGCGACGACGCGCGCACGTCGCAGGTGCGCGCGCACGACACGACGCAGACCTTCGGCCACGATGCAGACCTGTCCTTCGTGCCCTTCGGCAGCGAGCTGAGCGAGGCCGAGGTCGAGGCGATCGGAGCCCTTCCGTCCGGCGCCGCGCTGCTCATCGTCCGCTCGGGTCCCACCGCCGGTGCGCGCTACCTCCTCGACACCGACGTGACGACGGTCGGACGCCACCCCGAGGCGGACATCTTCTTCGACGACGTCACGGTCTCGCGCCGCCACGCCGAGATCACCCGCGAGGGCGTGCGGTTCGACATCGTCGACCAGCGCTCCCTCAACGGCACCTACGTCAACGGCGAGCGCGTCGACCGCTCCGAGCTCGTCAACGGCGCCGAGGTGCGGATCGGCAAGTTCCGCCTCAACTTCTTCGTGTCGCCCGCCGACCTGCCCGCCGAAGCCTGA
- a CDS encoding copper resistance CopC family protein — protein sequence MTPIRSRSRRALAAFLAAAALAATAVLAVSVPATAHDQLVSTDPADGSTVAAMPAEVTLTSNAELLGDGGNEVVVTDAAGASLADGPAVVDGVNLRQPLTGEGSGAITVQWRAVSSDGHPISGQFAFTAPAAAAPTPSGEPSTTPEPMMTTQSTPAPSATDAAPAGSDSPSPLPWIIGGVVLLVVVAVVVVLVARPRGPGAGAGGGTGR from the coding sequence GTGACCCCGATCCGTTCCCGCTCCCGTCGCGCGCTCGCGGCGTTCCTGGCCGCCGCGGCCCTCGCCGCCACCGCCGTGCTCGCCGTGTCCGTCCCCGCCACCGCGCACGACCAGCTCGTCTCCACCGACCCGGCCGACGGCTCGACCGTGGCCGCGATGCCCGCCGAGGTGACGCTCACCTCCAACGCCGAGCTCCTCGGCGACGGCGGCAACGAGGTCGTCGTCACCGACGCCGCCGGCGCATCCCTTGCCGACGGCCCCGCGGTCGTCGACGGCGTGAACCTCCGCCAGCCCCTCACCGGAGAGGGCTCGGGCGCCATCACGGTGCAGTGGCGCGCGGTCTCCAGCGACGGTCACCCCATCTCGGGCCAGTTCGCCTTCACGGCGCCCGCCGCCGCGGCACCGACCCCCTCGGGCGAGCCGTCCACGACCCCCGAGCCGATGATGACGACGCAGTCGACGCCCGCGCCCTCCGCGACCGACGCGGCACCGGCCGGCTCCGACTCCCCCTCCCCCCTCCCGTGGATCATCGGCGGCGTGGTTCTGCTGGTCGTGGTCGCCGTCGTCGTGGTGCTCGTGGCCCGCCCGCGAGGCCCGGGGGCGGGCGCCGGGGGCGGCACCGGACGATAG
- the lpdA gene encoding dihydrolipoyl dehydrogenase — MPHYDVVLLGAGPGGYVAAIRSAQLGLSVAVIEEKYWGGVCLNVGCIPSKALLRNADLAHTFHAQADLFGISGDVHFDFGAAWERSRKVAETHVKGIHYLMKKNKITEYDGRGTFVDAHSIDVAKNDGTVERVTFDNAIIATGSTVRLLPGVTLSENVVTYEEQILDRELPSSMVIVGAGAIGMEFAYVMTNYGVKVTIIEFLDRALPNEDVEVSKEIQRQYKKYGVEILTSTKVESVQDSGDKVTVTYTAKDGTAGSIEADRVLMSIGFAPRVEGFGLESTGVKLTERGAIAIDDNMRTNVPHIYAIGDVTAKLQLAHVAEAQGVVAAETIGKAETMTLGDYRMMPRATFCSPQVASFGLTEQQARDAGYDVKVAKFPFSANGKANGLGEPVGFVKLIADGEHLELLGGHMIGPDVSELLPELTLAQKWDLTALELARNVHTHPTLSEALQEAFHGLTGHMINI, encoded by the coding sequence ATGCCTCACTACGACGTCGTCCTCCTCGGCGCGGGTCCCGGCGGGTACGTCGCGGCCATCCGCAGCGCACAGCTCGGCCTCTCCGTCGCCGTCATCGAAGAGAAGTACTGGGGCGGTGTGTGCCTGAACGTGGGCTGCATCCCCTCGAAGGCGCTGCTGCGCAACGCCGACCTCGCCCACACGTTCCACGCCCAGGCCGACCTGTTCGGCATCTCGGGCGACGTGCACTTCGACTTCGGGGCCGCGTGGGAGCGCAGCCGCAAGGTCGCCGAGACGCACGTCAAGGGCATCCACTACCTGATGAAGAAGAACAAGATCACGGAGTACGACGGCCGTGGCACGTTCGTGGACGCCCACTCGATCGACGTCGCGAAGAACGACGGCACCGTCGAGCGCGTGACCTTCGACAACGCGATCATCGCGACCGGCTCCACCGTGCGGCTGCTGCCGGGCGTGACCCTCAGCGAGAACGTCGTGACGTACGAGGAGCAGATCCTCGACCGCGAGCTGCCCTCCTCGATGGTCATCGTCGGCGCCGGCGCCATCGGCATGGAGTTCGCCTACGTCATGACGAACTACGGCGTGAAGGTCACGATCATCGAGTTCCTCGACCGCGCCCTCCCCAACGAGGACGTCGAGGTCTCGAAGGAGATCCAGCGCCAGTACAAGAAGTACGGCGTCGAGATCCTCACCTCCACGAAGGTCGAGTCCGTGCAGGACTCCGGCGACAAGGTCACCGTCACCTACACCGCGAAGGACGGCACCGCCGGCTCGATCGAGGCCGACCGCGTGCTCATGTCTATCGGCTTCGCGCCGCGCGTCGAGGGCTTCGGCCTCGAGAGCACCGGCGTGAAGCTCACCGAGCGCGGTGCGATCGCGATCGACGACAATATGCGCACGAACGTGCCGCACATCTACGCGATCGGCGACGTCACCGCGAAGCTCCAGCTCGCCCACGTCGCCGAGGCGCAGGGCGTCGTGGCCGCCGAGACGATCGGCAAGGCCGAGACGATGACCCTGGGCGACTACCGGATGATGCCGCGCGCGACGTTCTGCTCGCCGCAGGTCGCCTCGTTCGGTCTCACCGAGCAGCAGGCCCGCGACGCCGGCTACGACGTCAAGGTCGCGAAGTTCCCCTTCTCCGCGAACGGCAAGGCCAACGGCCTCGGCGAGCCGGTCGGCTTCGTCAAGCTGATCGCCGATGGTGAGCACCTCGAGTTGCTCGGCGGCCACATGATCGGCCCCGACGTGTCGGAGCTGCTGCCCGAGCTGACCCTCGCGCAGAAGTGGGACCTGACGGCGCTCGAGCTCGCCCGCAACGTGCACACCCACCCGACGCTGTCGGAGGCGCTGCAGGAGGCGTTCCACGGCCTGACCGGCCACATGATCAACATCTGA
- a CDS encoding CYTH domain-containing protein: MSAADAQPHRSLEVERKYDADDAHALPDWSSLPGVAAVGEAELRELDARYIDTPDATLARAGVAVRRRTGGPDAGWHVKVSAAGGRHEWGWPLGPEPEGDPVAPDAVVAAVARWASPPFTPLARVRNTRTAYALTGPDGGLVAEFVDDRVRARDERSGRESAWREWEVELGPAAPADAEGVAALFAAVDAAVAAAGGRPAASDSKLGRALGA, encoded by the coding sequence GTGAGCGCGGCCGACGCGCAGCCCCACCGCTCGCTCGAGGTCGAGCGGAAGTACGACGCCGACGACGCTCACGCCCTTCCCGACTGGTCGAGCCTGCCCGGCGTCGCCGCGGTGGGGGAGGCGGAGCTGCGCGAGCTCGACGCGCGCTACATCGACACCCCCGACGCGACGCTCGCCCGCGCCGGCGTCGCGGTGCGTCGCCGCACGGGCGGCCCCGACGCCGGCTGGCACGTGAAGGTCTCGGCCGCGGGGGGGCGCCACGAATGGGGGTGGCCGCTGGGTCCCGAGCCCGAGGGAGACCCGGTCGCACCGGATGCGGTGGTCGCCGCCGTCGCGCGCTGGGCGTCGCCGCCGTTCACCCCGCTCGCGCGCGTGCGCAACACGCGGACCGCGTACGCCCTCACCGGCCCCGACGGCGGTCTCGTCGCGGAGTTCGTCGACGACCGCGTCCGCGCGCGCGACGAGCGCAGCGGACGCGAGAGCGCGTGGCGGGAGTGGGAGGTCGAGCTCGGCCCCGCCGCGCCCGCCGACGCCGAGGGCGTGGCCGCGCTGTTCGCCGCGGTCGACGCGGCCGTCGCGGCCGCCGGCGGCCGGCCCGCCGCATCCGACTCGAAGCTCGGCCGCGCGCTCGGCGCCTGA